One genomic region from Lycorma delicatula isolate Av1 chromosome 1, ASM4794821v1, whole genome shotgun sequence encodes:
- the LOC142317956 gene encoding uncharacterized protein LOC142317956 gives MDEVAVRRLAELQRRLAIGVARAYRTVSTASPGDCLAPPMEFLAEERGSEKRRNDKEYGQEGDDRALAGEMDWTKRLIPDIRPYLRREHGELTFVLTQLLSGHGSFNLYGRKRRSSESCLYCGEQDTAEHTVFQCPRWEEDRMMMRTQLGEVTADNSGGNASR, from the coding sequence ATGGACGAAGTGGCCGTTCGGAGGCTTGCGGAGCTGCAGCGCCGACTGGCAATCGGTGTTGCTAGGGCTTACCGTACGGTCTCTACAGCCAGTCCTGGTGATTGCCTCGCTCCCCCTATGGAGTTCTTGGCGGAAGAACGAGGTTCGGAAAAGAGAAGGAATGACAAAGAGTATGGCCAGGAAGGGGATGACAGAGCACTGGCAGGAGAAATGGACTGGACGAAGAGGTTAATACCAGATATCAGGCCTTATCTCAGACGTGAGCACGGGGAACTTACATTTGTGCTAACCCAATTGTTATCGGGGCATGGTAGCTTTAACCTATATGGCAGGAAGAGACGGTCATCTGAAAGCTGCTTGTATTGTGGAGAGCAGGATACCGCAGAACACACTGTCTTCCAGTGCCCAAGGTGGGAGGAAGACAGGATGATGATGCGGACACAGTTGGGAGAGGTTACCGCAGATAATAGTGGAGGCAATGCTTCACGGTGA